A part of Streptomyces sp. NBC_01235 genomic DNA contains:
- a CDS encoding response regulator transcription factor, producing MEKVRLLVVDDDPPIADLVATVARYEGWDAVTANSGEEALRRAADFRPDIVVLDLMLPDIDGFGVLDRLRNTGTMVPVVFLTARDGVADRVAGLTRGGDDYLVKPFAVEELMARLRTVLRRSAGPGFQRSVLRVSDLTMDEDTREVRRGGKLLTLTPTEYEVLRYLMRKSPTVLTKAQILDHVWEYGFGGRSNVVELVVSRLRRKLDATGDDPLIQTVRGFGYVIRQAAE from the coding sequence GTGGAAAAAGTACGACTCCTCGTCGTGGACGACGACCCGCCGATCGCCGATCTCGTGGCGACGGTCGCCCGCTACGAGGGCTGGGACGCGGTCACCGCGAACTCGGGTGAGGAGGCGCTGCGCCGCGCCGCCGACTTCCGTCCCGACATCGTGGTGCTCGACCTGATGCTGCCCGACATCGACGGTTTCGGCGTGCTCGACCGGCTGCGGAACACCGGGACGATGGTGCCGGTGGTGTTCCTCACGGCTCGCGACGGGGTCGCCGACCGGGTCGCGGGGCTGACCCGGGGCGGCGACGACTACCTGGTGAAACCGTTTGCCGTGGAGGAGCTGATGGCCCGGCTGCGGACCGTGCTGCGGCGCAGCGCCGGTCCCGGTTTCCAGCGCTCGGTGCTGCGGGTGTCGGATCTCACCATGGACGAGGACACCCGGGAGGTCCGGCGCGGCGGAAAGCTGCTGACGCTCACGCCCACCGAGTACGAGGTGCTGCGCTACCTGATGCGCAAGTCCCCGACCGTGCTCACCAAGGCACAGATCCTCGACCATGTGTGGGAATACGGTTTCGGCGGCCGTTCCAATGTCGTCGAGCTGGTCGTCAGTCGGCTGCGCCGCAAGCTCGACGCGACGGGCGACGACCCGCTGATCCAGACGGTACGCGGTTTCGGATACGTGATCCGGCAGGCGGCCGAGTGA
- a CDS encoding ferredoxin reductase family protein, with amino-acid sequence MTTVQSPPVPPTAIRPKVVARTGLYAVLAANAAVVTLFAVQAGFASNALVVIGRFAGLYGALLMAFQLLLVARLPWLDRRIGMDRLTNWHRWTGFGLLWTLVGHVVFITFGYAESSSMNPVSQLVDLAETVEGVLRAAVAVVLILVIGGASARWARRRLAYETWHFIHLYTYVAVVLAFTHQVAVGTTFTASSAATTYWYAVWGVALGSVFLGRLILPLWRNWRHQLRVEAVVPEADNVVSVYITGRDLDRLPARAGQFFLWRFLTKDRWWQANPFSLSAAPDGTRLRLTAKAAGDGSAGLRHIKPGTRVFAEGPYGAFTAMHRTRPESLLIAGGVGVTPIRALLEEIHGHAVVIYRVAGERDAVLYDELRELAVAKGAELHLVTGPPVPDRLAPRELAALVPDIAERDVFLCGPPPMMNAVLGTLRELDVPKTQVHFERFSLAG; translated from the coding sequence GTGACGACCGTCCAATCGCCTCCCGTACCCCCCACGGCGATACGCCCCAAAGTAGTGGCCCGCACCGGCTTGTACGCCGTGCTGGCCGCGAACGCGGCCGTCGTGACCCTCTTCGCAGTCCAGGCGGGCTTCGCCTCCAACGCGCTCGTCGTGATCGGCCGCTTCGCCGGCCTGTACGGCGCGCTGCTGATGGCGTTCCAGCTGCTGCTGGTGGCCCGGCTGCCCTGGCTGGACCGCCGCATCGGCATGGACCGGCTCACCAACTGGCACCGCTGGACCGGCTTCGGCCTGCTGTGGACGCTGGTCGGGCATGTGGTGTTCATCACCTTCGGCTACGCCGAGTCCTCCTCGATGAACCCGGTGAGCCAGCTCGTCGACCTCGCCGAAACCGTCGAGGGTGTGCTGCGGGCCGCCGTGGCGGTGGTGCTGATCCTGGTCATCGGCGGCGCCTCCGCCCGCTGGGCCCGCCGCCGCCTCGCCTACGAGACCTGGCACTTCATCCACCTGTACACGTACGTCGCCGTGGTGCTGGCCTTCACCCACCAGGTCGCGGTCGGGACGACGTTCACCGCGTCCTCCGCCGCCACGACGTACTGGTACGCGGTCTGGGGCGTCGCCCTCGGCTCCGTCTTCCTTGGCCGGCTGATCCTGCCCCTGTGGCGCAACTGGCGCCACCAACTGCGCGTCGAGGCGGTCGTCCCCGAGGCCGACAACGTCGTAAGCGTGTACATCACCGGTCGTGACCTGGACCGGCTGCCTGCCCGGGCGGGCCAGTTCTTCCTCTGGCGGTTCCTGACGAAGGACCGCTGGTGGCAGGCGAACCCCTTCTCCCTGTCGGCCGCGCCCGACGGCACCCGCCTGCGCCTGACCGCGAAGGCGGCCGGCGACGGCTCCGCGGGCCTGCGCCACATCAAGCCCGGCACCCGCGTCTTCGCCGAGGGCCCCTACGGCGCCTTCACCGCGATGCACCGCACCCGCCCGGAGTCCCTGCTCATCGCCGGCGGCGTCGGCGTCACCCCGATCCGGGCGCTGCTGGAGGAGATCCACGGCCACGCGGTGGTCATCTACCGGGTGGCCGGCGAGCGCGATGCCGTCCTCTACGACGAGCTGCGCGAGCTGGCCGTCGCCAAGGGCGCCGAGCTGCACCTGGTCACCGGGCCGCCGGTGCCCGACCGGCTGGCGCCGCGCGAACTCGCCGCGCTCGTGCCGGACATCGCGGAGCGGGACGTCTTCCTGTGCGGGCCGCCACCGATGATGAACGCGGTCCTCGGTACCCTGCGCGAGCTGGACGTGCCCAAGACGCAAGTCCACTTCGAGCGCTTCAGCCTGGCGGGATGA
- a CDS encoding FMN-binding protein, with product MKRAIPVLVLSVAGLIPVWRYEPSTGATSTTEAASTPSVSSSTSSSGSTTFTGTTVTTEKGDVQVQVTYDGDKITAVKMLKQPNHPQTTAAVPKLIAETLTAQSADIDTVSGATLTSDGYKESLQAAIDAQAASASASPTASASASASTAASQTVAGSTVNTEKGDVQVQVTFAGDKITAVEMLKQPNHPQTTAAVPKLIAETLTAQSADIDTVSGATITSDGYKESLQAAIDAKGA from the coding sequence GTGAAGCGAGCAATACCTGTCCTGGTCCTGTCCGTGGCGGGCCTGATCCCGGTCTGGCGCTACGAGCCGTCGACCGGTGCGACGTCCACCACCGAGGCCGCCTCGACACCCTCCGTGTCCTCCTCCACCTCCTCCTCGGGATCGACCACCTTCACCGGTACGACCGTGACCACGGAGAAGGGTGACGTCCAGGTCCAGGTGACCTACGACGGCGACAAGATCACGGCTGTGAAGATGCTGAAGCAGCCGAACCACCCGCAGACGACGGCGGCGGTGCCGAAGCTGATCGCGGAAACGCTGACGGCGCAGAGCGCGGACATCGACACCGTTTCCGGCGCGACGCTCACCAGTGACGGTTACAAGGAGTCCCTCCAGGCGGCCATCGACGCGCAGGCGGCCTCCGCCTCGGCGTCCCCCACGGCGTCGGCCTCCGCCTCGGCCTCGACCGCCGCGTCGCAGACCGTCGCGGGCTCGACCGTGAACACCGAGAAGGGTGACGTGCAGGTCCAGGTCACCTTCGCAGGCGACAAGATCACGGCCGTGGAGATGCTGAAGCAGCCGAACCACCCGCAGACGACGGCGGCGGTGCCGAAGCTGATCGCGGAAACGCTGACGGCGCAGAGCGCGGACATCGACACCGTTTCCGGCGCGACCATCACGAGCGACGGTTACAAGGAGTCCCTCCAGGCCGCGATCGACGCGAAGGGCGCCTGA
- a CDS encoding FAD:protein FMN transferase — protein sequence MGFPVSLRVDDTVVPDEAGDAVFAWLREVDARFSPFKADSEVSRYDRGELSADELSADLVEVLDLCERYRVATGGAFDVRLPGRGLDPCAVVKGWSVQRAAELLTGAGLSRFCLNAGGDVVVSGGPWRVGVRHPDIADKLCTVLDLTDAAVATSARYERGDHILDGRTGRPATGLDSLTVVAPTLTEADAVATAAFAQGAEGVEWAAAREGCEVYAVLPGGHVLRTGGFPTAGAAAA from the coding sequence ATGGGGTTTCCGGTCTCGCTGCGGGTCGACGACACCGTCGTCCCCGACGAGGCCGGGGACGCCGTGTTCGCCTGGCTGCGCGAGGTAGACGCCCGGTTCAGCCCGTTCAAGGCCGACAGCGAGGTCTCCCGGTACGACCGGGGCGAGCTGTCGGCCGACGAGCTGAGCGCCGACCTCGTGGAGGTCCTCGACCTCTGCGAGCGGTACCGGGTGGCCACCGGCGGTGCCTTCGACGTCCGGCTGCCCGGCCGCGGCCTCGACCCCTGCGCCGTGGTCAAGGGCTGGTCCGTGCAGCGGGCGGCCGAACTGCTGACCGGCGCCGGACTCAGCCGGTTCTGCCTCAACGCCGGGGGCGACGTGGTCGTGTCGGGCGGACCGTGGCGGGTCGGCGTACGGCACCCCGATATCGCCGACAAGCTGTGCACCGTCCTCGACCTCACCGACGCGGCGGTCGCGACCTCCGCGCGCTACGAACGCGGCGACCACATCCTCGACGGCCGCACCGGCCGCCCCGCCACCGGCCTCGACAGCCTCACCGTCGTGGCCCCGACCCTGACCGAGGCCGACGCCGTCGCCACGGCCGCCTTCGCCCAGGGCGCGGAGGGTGTCGAGTGGGCGGCGGCGCGAGAAGGCTGCGAGGTGTACGCCGTACTGCCCGGCGGGCACGTGCTGCGCACCGGCGGATTCCCGACGGCGGGGGCGGCAGCGGCGTGA
- a CDS encoding ArnT family glycosyltransferase, whose translation MTTLAPPPAPVQEDGRRHRAAPPADGGLASRARRLFTGAPEDPRWARPALWAILVLATALYAWNLSSITGNTFYDAAVYSGTKSWKAFFFGALDSGSFITVDKPPFALWVMGLSARAFGYGTWQLMLPMVAVGTGSVALLHRLVKRDFGAVAATISALALTLTPITVAITRDTNPDPILVFLMLLGAAALLKSVRTGRLMPLVWSGVAIGFAFNTKMMQAYVVLPAFFLVYLWAANASLGKRIRNLAVGTVALVVSSAWWMVVVDLIPASSRPYIGGSTDNTVWDLVIGYNGFGRIFGASSSVGSQGNGASFGGEAGLYRMFNDIMGGQISWLIPFAAIALVAGLVLRGRAPRTDAKRAALMLWGGWFVLHYLTFALAEGTFHPYYVTAMAPGIAAVAGAGGVMLYNAFRKGSAAKWGWVLPAAVAASSVWAVVLLQRVSGSGTLYTVAEIVAGVAGAAAVIGLLVGRFTKRQQLMGVAALAAVVALLAGPAAYSASAAASSTNGTNPTAGPNTGGGMGGGQRPSGTNGGPGTNSGEAPSGSGDGQEMGQPPSNTGDSTESDSTETGTTESGTTGSGSTESGTAESGSAEELTGGGMGGGTQVSSAMITYLKKNQDGASWLVAVATDQTASSIILESGEPVISMGGWSGSDNAMTLAKLKSLVKAGKLHYIVVGDSGQGSSNSEISTWVKANGTAVSDYSGLYRLDASDVS comes from the coding sequence ATGACGACCCTCGCCCCGCCGCCCGCCCCCGTCCAGGAGGACGGCCGCCGCCACCGGGCGGCTCCGCCCGCCGACGGCGGACTCGCCTCGCGCGCCAGGCGCCTGTTCACCGGCGCCCCCGAGGACCCGCGCTGGGCCCGCCCGGCCCTGTGGGCGATCCTCGTACTGGCCACGGCCCTCTACGCCTGGAACCTCTCCTCGATCACCGGCAACACGTTCTACGACGCGGCCGTCTACAGCGGCACCAAGAGCTGGAAGGCGTTCTTCTTCGGCGCCCTGGACTCCGGCAGCTTCATCACCGTCGACAAACCGCCCTTCGCCCTGTGGGTGATGGGCCTGTCCGCCCGCGCCTTCGGATACGGCACCTGGCAGTTGATGCTGCCGATGGTCGCCGTGGGAACCGGCTCCGTCGCGCTTCTGCACCGACTGGTCAAGCGTGACTTCGGCGCGGTGGCGGCGACGATCTCCGCGCTGGCGCTGACGCTCACCCCGATCACGGTCGCCATCACCCGGGACACCAACCCCGACCCGATCCTCGTCTTCCTGATGCTGCTGGGCGCGGCCGCGCTGCTGAAGTCGGTGCGCACCGGACGGCTGATGCCGCTGGTGTGGTCCGGTGTCGCCATCGGTTTCGCGTTCAACACGAAGATGATGCAGGCCTACGTCGTCCTGCCCGCGTTCTTCCTGGTGTATCTGTGGGCCGCGAACGCGTCGCTGGGCAAGCGCATACGCAACCTTGCGGTCGGCACGGTCGCGCTGGTCGTCTCCAGCGCCTGGTGGATGGTGGTCGTCGACCTGATCCCGGCCTCCTCCCGCCCCTACATCGGCGGTTCGACCGACAACACGGTCTGGGACCTGGTCATCGGCTACAACGGTTTCGGCCGTATCTTCGGGGCGAGTTCGTCGGTGGGCTCGCAGGGCAACGGCGCGAGCTTCGGCGGCGAGGCGGGCCTGTACCGGATGTTCAACGACATCATGGGCGGCCAGATCTCCTGGCTGATCCCCTTCGCGGCGATCGCGCTGGTGGCCGGCCTGGTCCTGCGCGGCCGGGCGCCCCGTACCGACGCCAAGCGCGCCGCGCTGATGCTGTGGGGCGGCTGGTTCGTCCTCCACTACCTGACCTTCGCCCTCGCCGAGGGCACCTTCCACCCGTACTACGTCACCGCCATGGCCCCCGGCATCGCGGCCGTCGCCGGCGCGGGCGGCGTCATGCTCTACAACGCTTTCCGCAAGGGCTCTGCGGCAAAGTGGGGATGGGTGCTGCCGGCCGCGGTCGCGGCGAGCTCGGTGTGGGCGGTCGTCCTGCTCCAGCGGGTCTCCGGCTCCGGGACGCTGTACACGGTCGCCGAGATCGTGGCCGGTGTCGCGGGAGCCGCCGCGGTGATCGGGCTGCTGGTCGGCCGGTTCACGAAGCGGCAGCAGCTGATGGGTGTCGCGGCTCTGGCGGCGGTCGTGGCGCTGCTCGCCGGTCCCGCCGCCTACTCGGCCTCGGCCGCCGCCTCCAGCACCAACGGCACCAACCCGACGGCCGGCCCGAACACCGGCGGCGGCATGGGCGGCGGCCAGCGGCCCAGCGGTACGAACGGCGGGCCGGGCACCAACTCCGGTGAGGCGCCCAGCGGTTCGGGCGACGGCCAGGAAATGGGCCAGCCCCCGTCGAACACCGGCGACTCGACGGAGTCGGACTCGACGGAGACCGGTACGACCGAGTCCGGTACGACGGGGTCCGGCTCCACCGAGTCGGGTACGGCCGAGTCCGGCAGTGCCGAAGAGCTCACCGGTGGTGGCATGGGCGGCGGCACCCAGGTGTCGTCCGCGATGATCACGTACCTGAAGAAGAACCAGGACGGCGCGAGCTGGCTGGTGGCGGTGGCCACCGACCAGACGGCCTCCTCGATCATCCTGGAGTCCGGCGAGCCGGTCATCTCGATGGGCGGCTGGTCCGGCAGCGACAACGCGATGACGCTCGCCAAGCTGAAGAGCCTCGTGAAGGCGGGCAAGCTGCACTACATCGTCGTCGGCGACAGCGGCCAGGGATCCTCGAACTCCGAGATCTCGACCTGGGTCAAGGCGAACGGCACCGCCGTCTCCGACTACAGCGGTCTCTACCGCCTGGACGCCTCCGACGTCAGTTGA
- a CDS encoding dolichyl-phosphate beta-glucosyltransferase, with the protein MNETNAGGVRQRSVEIVVPVYNEAHVLADSIGRLHAHLEESFPFPFRITVADNASTDDTWYVATDLTLRLPHVHAVRLEQKGRGRALKHVWNRSAADVVAYMDVDLSTGLEAFLPLVAPLLSGHSDLAIGSRLHRQAAVVRGAKREFVSRSYNLLLKAGLGARFSDAQCGFKAVRADVFRALAPHIEDTAWFFDTELLVLAQRNRLRVHEVPVDWTDDPDSRVDIVRTAVDDLKGMGRMLRSTLTGRTRIPAVPRRTSTPQVPAARTASPAVQPTGANTHLEYAS; encoded by the coding sequence ATGAACGAAACGAACGCGGGAGGCGTCCGGCAGCGGTCGGTCGAGATCGTGGTGCCGGTGTACAACGAGGCCCACGTCCTCGCCGACAGCATCGGCCGTCTCCACGCACACCTCGAAGAGTCCTTCCCGTTCCCGTTCCGCATCACGGTCGCGGACAACGCCAGCACGGACGACACCTGGTACGTGGCGACCGACCTGACCCTCCGTCTCCCGCACGTGCACGCCGTGCGTCTGGAGCAGAAGGGCCGGGGCCGCGCCCTGAAACACGTGTGGAACCGCTCTGCCGCCGATGTCGTCGCGTACATGGACGTGGACCTCTCCACCGGACTGGAGGCGTTCCTCCCCCTGGTCGCCCCGCTGCTGTCCGGCCACAGCGACCTCGCGATCGGCAGCCGGCTGCACCGCCAGGCGGCGGTGGTCCGGGGCGCCAAGCGGGAGTTCGTCTCCCGCTCCTACAACCTGCTGCTGAAGGCGGGGCTCGGCGCCCGCTTCTCGGACGCGCAGTGCGGCTTCAAGGCCGTCCGCGCCGACGTCTTCCGCGCGCTCGCCCCGCACATCGAGGACACCGCCTGGTTCTTCGACACCGAACTGCTGGTCCTGGCCCAGCGCAACCGGCTCCGCGTCCACGAGGTGCCGGTCGACTGGACCGACGACCCCGACAGCCGGGTCGACATCGTCCGTACGGCCGTCGACGACCTCAAGGGCATGGGCCGGATGCTCCGCTCCACCCTCACCGGCCGCACCCGTATCCCCGCCGTACCCCGCCGCACGAGCACCCCGCAGGTGCCGGCCGCGCGCACCGCCTCTCCCGCCGTCCAGCCCACCGGGGCGAACACCCACCTGGAGTACGCGTCATGA
- a CDS encoding ABC transporter ATP-binding protein translates to MIRIDSVTKRYPDGTVAVDRLSLDIPDRSITVLVGPSGCGKTTTLRMINRMVEPSEGTILIDGVDSRQQSVNTLRRSMGYVIQNAGLFQHRTIVDNIATVPRLLGWSKDKARARARELMERVGLDASFAKRYPYQLSGGQQQRVGVARALAADPPVLLMDEPFSAVDPVVRKGLQDELLRIQDELGKTIVFVTHDIDEAVKLGTMVAVLRTGGRLAQFAPPAELLSDPADAFVEDFLGADRGIRRLSFFSSDGLELLTAPIVAIDATAEQIAARGAADAPYVLVTGLDGRPLGWSAPAGLTAGQVDIDRLLPFGRPFVAGRDSLRAALDCAVLSPTGWAVAVDAEGRAAGVVSQAAIGEAIRGAHAAGREERRTTAETARKVIR, encoded by the coding sequence TTGATACGGATAGATTCAGTCACCAAGCGATACCCGGACGGCACGGTGGCGGTCGACCGGCTCTCCCTCGACATACCGGACCGTTCGATCACCGTCCTCGTCGGCCCCTCGGGCTGCGGCAAGACGACCACCCTGCGGATGATCAACCGGATGGTCGAGCCCAGCGAGGGCACGATCCTCATCGACGGCGTCGACAGCCGTCAGCAGTCGGTCAACACCCTGCGCCGGTCCATGGGTTACGTCATCCAGAACGCCGGACTCTTCCAGCACCGCACGATCGTCGACAACATCGCCACCGTGCCCCGGCTGCTCGGCTGGAGCAAGGACAAGGCCCGCGCCAGGGCCCGGGAACTGATGGAACGGGTGGGGCTCGACGCCTCGTTCGCCAAGCGCTACCCCTACCAGCTCTCCGGCGGCCAGCAGCAGCGCGTCGGCGTGGCCCGGGCGCTCGCCGCCGATCCGCCGGTACTGCTCATGGACGAGCCCTTCTCCGCCGTCGACCCCGTCGTCCGCAAGGGCCTCCAGGACGAACTCCTGCGCATCCAGGACGAGTTGGGCAAGACCATCGTCTTCGTCACGCACGACATCGATGAGGCGGTCAAGCTCGGCACGATGGTCGCCGTGCTGCGCACCGGCGGCCGGCTCGCCCAGTTCGCGCCGCCCGCCGAGCTGTTGTCCGACCCAGCCGACGCGTTCGTCGAGGACTTCCTCGGCGCCGACCGCGGCATCCGGCGCCTGTCGTTCTTCTCCTCCGACGGCCTGGAACTGCTCACCGCCCCGATCGTCGCGATCGACGCCACCGCCGAGCAGATCGCCGCCCGCGGCGCGGCCGACGCCCCCTACGTCCTCGTCACCGGACTGGACGGCCGTCCGCTCGGCTGGAGCGCACCCGCCGGGCTGACGGCCGGACAGGTCGACATCGACCGACTGCTGCCGTTCGGGCGGCCGTTCGTCGCCGGCCGCGACTCGCTGCGCGCCGCACTCGACTGCGCCGTCCTGTCGCCCACCGGCTGGGCGGTCGCCGTGGACGCCGAGGGCCGGGCCGCCGGAGTCGTCTCGCAGGCTGCCATCGGCGAGGCCATCCGCGGCGCCCACGCGGCAGGGCGTGAGGAACGGCGGACCACCGCCGAAACCGCTCGGAAAGTCATCCGGTGA
- a CDS encoding ABC transporter permease, whose product MNRFFDIPSDLQHDWLGLIGLHLREALLPVLGGLLLALPLAQLCVRLRWLYPPVLWVTTVLYAIPSLAFFVVLIDYTGQTELTVMIPLTVYTLVVLVPAIVDGVRSVPQETLAAATAMGFGPVRRYIQVQLPIAVPAIIAGLRVATVSSISLVSVGMLIGNQGALGNLLHDAQIYNRPELAWNSVITSAALAVVADALLVVVRVLLTPWMPSGIRAGKSRTTGVRPDPAVPALEDAAR is encoded by the coding sequence GTGAACCGCTTCTTCGACATCCCCAGCGACCTCCAGCACGACTGGCTCGGCCTCATCGGGCTGCATCTGCGCGAGGCCCTGCTGCCGGTGCTGGGCGGGCTGTTGCTCGCGCTTCCGCTGGCCCAGCTGTGCGTGCGGCTGCGCTGGCTGTACCCGCCCGTGCTGTGGGTGACGACCGTGCTCTACGCCATCCCGTCGCTGGCCTTCTTCGTCGTCCTCATCGACTACACGGGGCAGACCGAACTGACGGTGATGATCCCGCTCACGGTCTACACCCTGGTCGTGCTCGTCCCGGCGATCGTCGACGGCGTGCGCTCGGTGCCGCAGGAGACCCTCGCCGCCGCGACCGCCATGGGCTTCGGGCCCGTACGCCGTTACATCCAGGTCCAGTTGCCGATCGCGGTGCCCGCCATCATCGCCGGTCTGCGGGTGGCGACGGTGTCGAGCATCAGCCTCGTCAGCGTCGGCATGCTGATCGGCAACCAGGGCGCGCTCGGCAACCTGCTGCACGACGCGCAGATCTACAACAGGCCGGAACTCGCCTGGAACTCCGTGATCACCAGCGCCGCCCTGGCGGTTGTCGCGGACGCCCTGCTGGTCGTCGTGCGCGTCCTGCTCACCCCCTGGATGCCGAGCGGCATACGCGCCGGAAAGTCCAGGACCACCGGGGTCCGGCCCGATCCGGCCGTGCCCGCCCTGGAGGACGCAGCCCGGTGA
- a CDS encoding ABC transporter permease: MNVLNFVNAFFSDSAHWQGYDGIPIRLWEHVQYSLEALALAAVIGLPVGLVTGHYGRGGNALSLVATAGRALPTFGLLVVTTIVLGFGMLPVMIPLVVLAVPPILVTTYEAVRSVDPSPVDAARGMGMRESDILLRVELPVALPLILGGLRSAAIQIVSTATIAAYVSLGGLGRYIVDGLYQHDYEKVVGGATLVAGLALATLAVFWAATKVTVSPGVRRSN, translated from the coding sequence GTGAACGTACTCAATTTCGTAAACGCCTTCTTCAGCGACAGCGCGCACTGGCAGGGTTACGACGGAATCCCCATCCGCTTGTGGGAACACGTCCAGTACTCCCTGGAAGCGCTTGCCCTCGCTGCCGTCATCGGGCTGCCGGTCGGCCTGGTGACCGGTCACTACGGGCGCGGCGGAAACGCCCTTTCCCTGGTCGCCACCGCCGGCCGCGCGCTGCCCACCTTCGGCCTGCTGGTGGTGACGACCATCGTGCTCGGGTTCGGCATGCTGCCCGTCATGATCCCGCTGGTCGTCCTCGCCGTGCCGCCGATCCTGGTCACCACCTACGAAGCGGTGCGCTCCGTCGATCCGTCCCCCGTGGACGCCGCGCGGGGCATGGGCATGCGCGAGTCCGACATCCTGCTGCGCGTCGAACTGCCCGTGGCGCTCCCGTTGATCCTCGGCGGCCTGCGCTCGGCGGCCATCCAGATCGTCTCCACGGCCACCATCGCCGCGTACGTCAGCCTCGGCGGCCTCGGCCGCTACATCGTCGACGGCCTCTACCAGCACGACTACGAGAAGGTCGTGGGCGGCGCCACCCTGGTCGCCGGCCTGGCACTCGCGACACTCGCGGTGTTCTGGGCGGCGACGAAGGTGACGGTCTCACCGGGGGTACGCAGGAGCAACTAG
- a CDS encoding RidA family protein, whose translation MSAPGELVFLAGSTPRTRPAPPVPGDFAAHAEVAFDRLESALAGMGLGLQHVVLLGTFVVDHDPGGPEALGKALHTLPHSRLRSIRR comes from the coding sequence GTGTCGGCGCCCGGTGAACTCGTCTTCCTCGCGGGCAGTACGCCTCGGACGCGTCCGGCGCCCCCCGTGCCCGGCGACTTCGCCGCCCACGCGGAAGTGGCCTTCGACCGGCTGGAGTCGGCCCTGGCCGGGATGGGTCTCGGTCTCCAGCACGTCGTACTGCTGGGTACGTTCGTCGTGGACCACGACCCCGGCGGGCCGGAGGCGCTGGGCAAGGCCCTGCACACCCTCCCCCACTCTCGGCTTCGCTCGATCCGGAGGTGA
- a CDS encoding GTP-binding protein produces MTPTEPLVRTSAGQAAVRPPLPVKLVIAGGFGVGKTTAVGSISEIEPLTTEAAITEVAAGVDDLSHTPRKTTTTVAMDFGCITIDPTLKLYLFGTPGQERFGFMWDDIVEGAVGGLVIVDTRRLDDCYAAVDYFEHKQIPFAVAVNAFDGHVAHTLDEVRWALDVSDGVPLLVFDARERGSVRDALLVVLEQALARSEG; encoded by the coding sequence GTGACACCGACTGAACCGCTGGTCCGCACCTCGGCCGGGCAGGCCGCCGTACGGCCGCCGCTGCCGGTGAAACTGGTGATCGCGGGCGGCTTCGGCGTGGGCAAGACCACCGCCGTCGGCTCGATCTCCGAGATCGAGCCGCTGACCACCGAAGCGGCGATCACCGAGGTCGCGGCGGGCGTGGACGACCTCAGCCACACCCCGCGCAAGACCACCACCACGGTCGCGATGGACTTCGGCTGCATCACCATCGACCCGACGCTGAAGCTGTATCTGTTCGGCACGCCCGGACAGGAGCGGTTCGGGTTCATGTGGGACGACATCGTGGAGGGCGCGGTCGGCGGGCTCGTCATCGTCGACACCCGGCGCCTCGACGACTGCTACGCCGCCGTGGACTACTTCGAGCACAAGCAGATCCCGTTCGCCGTTGCTGTAAACGCTTTCGACGGTCACGTCGCGCACACGCTGGACGAGGTCCGCTGGGCCCTCGACGTGTCGGACGGCGTCCCGCTGCTCGTCTTCGACGCCCGCGAGCGCGGCTCGGTGCGCGACGCCCTGCTCGTCGTACTGGAACAGGCGCTGGCACGTTCTGAGGGCTGA
- a CDS encoding DUF742 domain-containing protein: MADGRTPRGADEDGVALVGPASAVRPFLVTAGRVAGAGEASSGRTMPVETQLVATTDGLDTLDRLSFEQHDIVAACRVPQSIAEIAARLRLHLNVVRVLAEDLRAAGQLSVHVPDSGVTHDASVLRRVIDGLRAIPDSRGVLRDTD; encoded by the coding sequence ATGGCGGACGGCCGCACACCGCGCGGGGCCGACGAGGACGGCGTCGCCCTCGTCGGCCCCGCGTCCGCCGTCCGGCCCTTCCTGGTCACCGCCGGCCGGGTGGCGGGCGCGGGCGAGGCGTCGTCCGGCCGGACGATGCCCGTGGAGACCCAGCTGGTGGCCACCACCGACGGGCTCGACACGCTCGACCGGCTCTCCTTCGAACAGCACGACATCGTCGCCGCCTGCCGTGTGCCGCAGTCCATCGCGGAGATCGCGGCCCGGCTGCGGCTGCACCTGAACGTGGTGCGGGTCCTCGCCGAGGACCTGCGGGCGGCGGGGCAGCTGTCGGTGCACGTGCCCGACTCCGGCGTCACCCACGACGCATCCGTTCTGCGCAGGGTTATCGATGGCCTGCGGGCCATCCCCGACTCCCGGGGGGTACTCCGTGACACCGACTGA